One region of Manduca sexta isolate Smith_Timp_Sample1 chromosome 25, JHU_Msex_v1.0, whole genome shotgun sequence genomic DNA includes:
- the LOC115448305 gene encoding gamma-butyrobetaine dioxygenase, with product MFVIRRIRSAKFTAIPKLSRHIHSHSVLLKQSEHLNIDIKGHSLKFPFVWLRDNCQCEECFHKSAKSRILDWSNFDVNVQPIDVTREGNSIRVSWTDGHQSSYNIEWLKFRSFTPENQRKYSDTIYKPKKVTWHGKDFQKVFTKHDYNEILRSDEALYNWLHNFSVYGVALIQNAPHSETAVDQIVEKIGFTKRTHYGVKFVVQHVPNTSNVAYLSSNLQMHTDLPYYEYCPGTNLLHCLVQTASDGGENLLSDCHHVARYMKENCPEEYTLLTETEVEWSDVGVEHGNEFFKLYRSPVICLDSHGAIIRINFSIPQRGSHFPGPIEKVVPWYKAHSLFLNLNHQFSAKFKTQPGDILAFDNIRLLHGRNAYEDDTNNVRKIIGAYLDWDEIYSRLRCLKVKLRNEEGIC from the coding sequence ATGTTCGTAATAAGGCGGATACGAAGTGCAAAGTTCACTGCCATACCAAAATTatcgagacatatccacagccACAGCGTACTGTTGAAACAATCAGAACATCTCAATATAGACATAAAGGGACACTCTTTAAAGTTCCCTTTCGTGTGGCTCAGGGACAATTGCCAATGCGAGGAATGCTTCCATAAATCGGCGAAGAGCCGGATTCTTGACTGGAGTAACTTTGACGTAAATGTTCAACCTATAGATGTAACTAGAGAAGGGAATTCTATACGCGTCAGTTGGACTGATGGCCACCAGTCTTCATACAATATCGAATGGCTAAAATTCAGAAGTTTTACTCCTGAGAACCAGAGAAAGTACAGTGACACGATTTACAAGCCGAAGAAAGTGACTTGGCACGGCAAAGACTTCCAAAAAGTTTTTACTAAACACGATTACAACGAGATTTTGCGATCGGATGAAGCTCTTTACAACTGGCTTCACAATTTCTCAGTATACGGAGTCGCTTTGATACAAAATGCACCACATTCCGAAACTGCTGTAGACCAAATCGTTGAAAAAATTGGGTTCACGAAAAGGACTCACTATGGGGTTAAATTTGTAGTTCAACATGTACCCAATACGAGCAACGTAGCGTATTTATCGAGCAATTTGCAAATGCACACAGATTTGCCATACTATGAATACTGTCCTGGCACCAACTTACTTCATTGCCTGGTCCAGACAGCGAGTGATGGAGGAGAAAATCTGCTCTCAGACTGCCATCACGTAGCGCGGTACATGAAAGAGAATTGTCCAGAAGAATACACTCTTCTAACAGAAACAGAAGTAGAGTGGAGTGACGTCGGGGTAGAACACGGCAACGAGTTTTTCAAACTTTACCGTTCGCCCGTCATATGCCTTGATTCACATGGGGCAATTATAAGAATAAACTTCTCTATTCCCCAAAGAGGCAGTCACTTCCCAGGGCCTATTGAGAAAGTGGTGCCATGGTACAAAGCTCACAGCTTATTCTTGAATTTAAATCATCAGTTTTCCGCCAAATTTAAAACACAGCCGGGTGATATCCTCGCCTTTGATAATATCAGATTACTGCACGGTAGAAATGCGTACGAAGATGACACCAATAATGTTAGGAAAATCATAGGGGCTTACTTGGATTGGGACGAGATATACTCGCGTTTAAGGTGCTTGAAGGTCAAATTGAGAAATGAGGAAGGGATTTGTTAA
- the LOC115448273 gene encoding sulfite oxidase, mitochondrial isoform X1, whose product MSLRNLLLRTITRKNKFINFASIATRNEHPQGDKNKYESKKGYGRVVTGAVLGSVLVGSAVAGKLENLKEGRDQVRNKGLNKDITDDLIVEAGGKRPDLPTYRAEEVSQHDNIKSFWVTYKHGVYDITKFLPSHPGGEQILNAAGLSIEPFWNVYGMHKTPEVYALLESYRVGNLHDDDVVDHSDEEMWVREPLRDRRLVVKTARPFNAEIPPKLQIQHLDTPNELFYVRQHMPVPELDPATHRVKVSVGGHDPRTFSLQQLDQFPRVTLRAALMCAGNRRSEMNKQVKPVKGLDWAGGAISNATWTGLRLRDVLLQCGVDPTDTKGKHVILQGADIDATGVNFSTSIPLATALSEERTVLLVTHMNGAPLPPDHGAPLRAVVPGAPAVRSVKWLESITVSELESPSHWHQKDYRAFNPSKTWETADFSTAPPVYSLPVTSAICDPGDGEQVKVKNGHVEVKGYAYSGGGAKIMRVDISADRGATWVEAQHLISDDAPPNTHYGWTLWTARVPVGKGQSELELWAKATDSNFNTQPEKFDDIWNIRGILSNAYHKIKIKLQH is encoded by the exons ATGTCGCTCAGAAATTTGTTGCTAAG aacaataacaagaaagaacaaatttataaactttGCTTCAATAGCTACCCGTAATGAACATCCGCAGGGCGATAAGAACAAATATGAATCAAAGAAAGGTTATGGGAGAGTGGTCACTGGTGCCGTACTGGGCTCTGTGCTTGTGGGTTCAGCTGTGGCAGGTAAACTAGAAAATCTAAAAGAAGGCAGAG atcAAGTAAGGAACAAAGGATTGAACAAAGATATAACGGATGATCTCATAGTAGAAGCAGGTGGGAAGCGTCCTGACTTACCAACATACAGAGCGGAGGAAGTCAGCCAGCATGATAATAT TAAAAGTTTCTGGGTAACGTACAAGCACGGAGTGTACGACATCACCAAGTTCCTTCCGTCGCACCCTGGCGGCGAGCAGATCCTGAACGCGGCCGGGCTCAGTATCGAGCCGTTTTGGAACGTCTATGGAATGCACAAGACACCTGAGGTGTATGCATTGCTGGAATCATACAGAGTTG gCAACCTCCACGACGACGACGTGGTGGACCACTCTGATGAGGAGATGTGGGTTCGAGAGCCGCTGAGGGACCGGCGGCTGGTCGTGAAGACCGCGCGACCCTTCAACGCAGAGATACCGCCCAAGCTGCAGATACAACACCTGGACACGCCCAA CGAGTTATTTTACGTCCGTCAACACATGCCTGTTCCAGAGCTGGACCCGGCGACTCACCGCGTGAAAGTGTCGGTGGGGGGTCATGACCCCCGCACCTTCAGTCTGCAGCAACTCGACCAGTTCCCGCGCGTGACACTGCGAGCGGCGCTAATGTGTGCAGGGAACAGGCGCAGTGAAATGAATAAG CAGGTGAAGCCAGTGAAGGGTCTGGATTGGGCTGGTGGCGCCATCAGCAACGCGACGTGGACCGGGTTGAGGCTCAGAGACGTGTTGTTGCAGTGTGGGGTTGATCCCACAGATACCAAAGGGAAGCATGTCATT TTGCAAGGCGCGGACATAGATGCGACGGGCGTGAACTTCAGTACGTCTATCCCGCTGGCCACGGCGCTGAGTGAAGAGCGGACGGTGTTGCTAGTGACGCACATGAACGGGGCCCCGCTGCCCCCCGACCACGGCGCGCCGCTCCGCGCCGTCGTGCCCGGCGCGCCCGCCGTGCGCAGCGTCAAGTGGCTGG AATCTATAACAGTATCAGAACTGGAATCTCCGTCACATTGGCATCAGAAGGACTACCGCGCGTTCAACCCGTCCAAGACTTGGGAAACCGCTGACTTCTCCACCGCGCCGCCTGTCTACAGCCTGCCCGTGACCTCCGCTATTTGTGACCCCGGGGACGGCGAGCAGGTCAAAGTCAAGAATGGGCATGTGGAGGTGAAAG GATACGCGTACTCAGGCGGCGGAGCGAAGATAATGCGCGTGGACATCAGTGCGGACCGCGGCGCGACCTGGGTGGAGGCGCAGCACCTCATCAGCGACGACGCGCCCCCTAACACACATTACGGGTGGACGCTGTGGACTGCCAGGGTACCGGTGGGCAAGGGACAGTCTGAG CTGGAACTGTGGGCAAAGGCGACAGACAGTAACTTCAACACGCAGCCGGAGAAGTTCGACGACATTTGGAACATTAGAGGCATACTCAGCAACGCTTAccataaaatcaaaatcaaactgCAACATTAA
- the LOC115448273 gene encoding sulfite oxidase, mitochondrial isoform X2, whose translation MSLRNLLLRTITRKNKFINFASIATRNEHPQGDKNKYESKKGYGRVVTGAVLGSVLVGSAVAGKLENLKEGRDQVRNKGLNKDITDDLIVEAGGKRPDLPTYRAEEVSQHDNIKSFWVTYKHGVYDITKFLPSHPGGEQILNAAGLSIEPFWNVYGMHKTPEVYALLESYRVGNLHDDDVVDHSDEEMWVREPLRDRRLVVKTARPFNAEIPPKLQIQHLDTPNELFYVRQHMPVPELDPATHRVKVSVGGHDPRTFSLQQLDQFPRVTLRAALMCAGNRRSEMNKVKPVKGLDWAGGAISNATWTGLRLRDVLLQCGVDPTDTKGKHVILQGADIDATGVNFSTSIPLATALSEERTVLLVTHMNGAPLPPDHGAPLRAVVPGAPAVRSVKWLESITVSELESPSHWHQKDYRAFNPSKTWETADFSTAPPVYSLPVTSAICDPGDGEQVKVKNGHVEVKGYAYSGGGAKIMRVDISADRGATWVEAQHLISDDAPPNTHYGWTLWTARVPVGKGQSELELWAKATDSNFNTQPEKFDDIWNIRGILSNAYHKIKIKLQH comes from the exons ATGTCGCTCAGAAATTTGTTGCTAAG aacaataacaagaaagaacaaatttataaactttGCTTCAATAGCTACCCGTAATGAACATCCGCAGGGCGATAAGAACAAATATGAATCAAAGAAAGGTTATGGGAGAGTGGTCACTGGTGCCGTACTGGGCTCTGTGCTTGTGGGTTCAGCTGTGGCAGGTAAACTAGAAAATCTAAAAGAAGGCAGAG atcAAGTAAGGAACAAAGGATTGAACAAAGATATAACGGATGATCTCATAGTAGAAGCAGGTGGGAAGCGTCCTGACTTACCAACATACAGAGCGGAGGAAGTCAGCCAGCATGATAATAT TAAAAGTTTCTGGGTAACGTACAAGCACGGAGTGTACGACATCACCAAGTTCCTTCCGTCGCACCCTGGCGGCGAGCAGATCCTGAACGCGGCCGGGCTCAGTATCGAGCCGTTTTGGAACGTCTATGGAATGCACAAGACACCTGAGGTGTATGCATTGCTGGAATCATACAGAGTTG gCAACCTCCACGACGACGACGTGGTGGACCACTCTGATGAGGAGATGTGGGTTCGAGAGCCGCTGAGGGACCGGCGGCTGGTCGTGAAGACCGCGCGACCCTTCAACGCAGAGATACCGCCCAAGCTGCAGATACAACACCTGGACACGCCCAA CGAGTTATTTTACGTCCGTCAACACATGCCTGTTCCAGAGCTGGACCCGGCGACTCACCGCGTGAAAGTGTCGGTGGGGGGTCATGACCCCCGCACCTTCAGTCTGCAGCAACTCGACCAGTTCCCGCGCGTGACACTGCGAGCGGCGCTAATGTGTGCAGGGAACAGGCGCAGTGAAATGAATAAG GTGAAGCCAGTGAAGGGTCTGGATTGGGCTGGTGGCGCCATCAGCAACGCGACGTGGACCGGGTTGAGGCTCAGAGACGTGTTGTTGCAGTGTGGGGTTGATCCCACAGATACCAAAGGGAAGCATGTCATT TTGCAAGGCGCGGACATAGATGCGACGGGCGTGAACTTCAGTACGTCTATCCCGCTGGCCACGGCGCTGAGTGAAGAGCGGACGGTGTTGCTAGTGACGCACATGAACGGGGCCCCGCTGCCCCCCGACCACGGCGCGCCGCTCCGCGCCGTCGTGCCCGGCGCGCCCGCCGTGCGCAGCGTCAAGTGGCTGG AATCTATAACAGTATCAGAACTGGAATCTCCGTCACATTGGCATCAGAAGGACTACCGCGCGTTCAACCCGTCCAAGACTTGGGAAACCGCTGACTTCTCCACCGCGCCGCCTGTCTACAGCCTGCCCGTGACCTCCGCTATTTGTGACCCCGGGGACGGCGAGCAGGTCAAAGTCAAGAATGGGCATGTGGAGGTGAAAG GATACGCGTACTCAGGCGGCGGAGCGAAGATAATGCGCGTGGACATCAGTGCGGACCGCGGCGCGACCTGGGTGGAGGCGCAGCACCTCATCAGCGACGACGCGCCCCCTAACACACATTACGGGTGGACGCTGTGGACTGCCAGGGTACCGGTGGGCAAGGGACAGTCTGAG CTGGAACTGTGGGCAAAGGCGACAGACAGTAACTTCAACACGCAGCCGGAGAAGTTCGACGACATTTGGAACATTAGAGGCATACTCAGCAACGCTTAccataaaatcaaaatcaaactgCAACATTAA
- the LOC115448273 gene encoding sulfite oxidase, mitochondrial isoform X3: MSLRNLLLRTITRKNKFINFASIATRNEHPQGDKNKYESKKGYGRVVTGAVLGSVLVGSAVADQVRNKGLNKDITDDLIVEAGGKRPDLPTYRAEEVSQHDNIKSFWVTYKHGVYDITKFLPSHPGGEQILNAAGLSIEPFWNVYGMHKTPEVYALLESYRVGNLHDDDVVDHSDEEMWVREPLRDRRLVVKTARPFNAEIPPKLQIQHLDTPNELFYVRQHMPVPELDPATHRVKVSVGGHDPRTFSLQQLDQFPRVTLRAALMCAGNRRSEMNKQVKPVKGLDWAGGAISNATWTGLRLRDVLLQCGVDPTDTKGKHVILQGADIDATGVNFSTSIPLATALSEERTVLLVTHMNGAPLPPDHGAPLRAVVPGAPAVRSVKWLESITVSELESPSHWHQKDYRAFNPSKTWETADFSTAPPVYSLPVTSAICDPGDGEQVKVKNGHVEVKGYAYSGGGAKIMRVDISADRGATWVEAQHLISDDAPPNTHYGWTLWTARVPVGKGQSELELWAKATDSNFNTQPEKFDDIWNIRGILSNAYHKIKIKLQH, translated from the exons ATGTCGCTCAGAAATTTGTTGCTAAG aacaataacaagaaagaacaaatttataaactttGCTTCAATAGCTACCCGTAATGAACATCCGCAGGGCGATAAGAACAAATATGAATCAAAGAAAGGTTATGGGAGAGTGGTCACTGGTGCCGTACTGGGCTCTGTGCTTGTGGGTTCAGCTGTGGCAG atcAAGTAAGGAACAAAGGATTGAACAAAGATATAACGGATGATCTCATAGTAGAAGCAGGTGGGAAGCGTCCTGACTTACCAACATACAGAGCGGAGGAAGTCAGCCAGCATGATAATAT TAAAAGTTTCTGGGTAACGTACAAGCACGGAGTGTACGACATCACCAAGTTCCTTCCGTCGCACCCTGGCGGCGAGCAGATCCTGAACGCGGCCGGGCTCAGTATCGAGCCGTTTTGGAACGTCTATGGAATGCACAAGACACCTGAGGTGTATGCATTGCTGGAATCATACAGAGTTG gCAACCTCCACGACGACGACGTGGTGGACCACTCTGATGAGGAGATGTGGGTTCGAGAGCCGCTGAGGGACCGGCGGCTGGTCGTGAAGACCGCGCGACCCTTCAACGCAGAGATACCGCCCAAGCTGCAGATACAACACCTGGACACGCCCAA CGAGTTATTTTACGTCCGTCAACACATGCCTGTTCCAGAGCTGGACCCGGCGACTCACCGCGTGAAAGTGTCGGTGGGGGGTCATGACCCCCGCACCTTCAGTCTGCAGCAACTCGACCAGTTCCCGCGCGTGACACTGCGAGCGGCGCTAATGTGTGCAGGGAACAGGCGCAGTGAAATGAATAAG CAGGTGAAGCCAGTGAAGGGTCTGGATTGGGCTGGTGGCGCCATCAGCAACGCGACGTGGACCGGGTTGAGGCTCAGAGACGTGTTGTTGCAGTGTGGGGTTGATCCCACAGATACCAAAGGGAAGCATGTCATT TTGCAAGGCGCGGACATAGATGCGACGGGCGTGAACTTCAGTACGTCTATCCCGCTGGCCACGGCGCTGAGTGAAGAGCGGACGGTGTTGCTAGTGACGCACATGAACGGGGCCCCGCTGCCCCCCGACCACGGCGCGCCGCTCCGCGCCGTCGTGCCCGGCGCGCCCGCCGTGCGCAGCGTCAAGTGGCTGG AATCTATAACAGTATCAGAACTGGAATCTCCGTCACATTGGCATCAGAAGGACTACCGCGCGTTCAACCCGTCCAAGACTTGGGAAACCGCTGACTTCTCCACCGCGCCGCCTGTCTACAGCCTGCCCGTGACCTCCGCTATTTGTGACCCCGGGGACGGCGAGCAGGTCAAAGTCAAGAATGGGCATGTGGAGGTGAAAG GATACGCGTACTCAGGCGGCGGAGCGAAGATAATGCGCGTGGACATCAGTGCGGACCGCGGCGCGACCTGGGTGGAGGCGCAGCACCTCATCAGCGACGACGCGCCCCCTAACACACATTACGGGTGGACGCTGTGGACTGCCAGGGTACCGGTGGGCAAGGGACAGTCTGAG CTGGAACTGTGGGCAAAGGCGACAGACAGTAACTTCAACACGCAGCCGGAGAAGTTCGACGACATTTGGAACATTAGAGGCATACTCAGCAACGCTTAccataaaatcaaaatcaaactgCAACATTAA